The nucleotide sequence GATGGCGCCCAAAGCTGAGAAGAAGCCCGCGGAGAAGTCCGCCGTGGCAGAGAAACCCCCCACCGAGAAGAAGCCCATGGCCGGGAATAAGCTACCAAGGAGGCCGGAGCCGCCCCCGGAGATAAGAAGAAGAGATCAAAGAAGAGCGTATATATACgtggattttaaaaaaaaaatttaatgttaaataaataaagttaacAGAATTAACTTAAAAGACATGTGTCAAAATATTAGTAAAGAGACACAAATGAAACACAATTTCGAGGAAAACAGACCTGAAGCCTTACGCATACCTCTCTCGTCACATAAAATGAATACAATAATGCAAATACATGTTGGTTGACAACTCCCGACACAAGATCTTCTCCCATGGCATTAGAAATTAGAAATATATTCTCATCAAAGGCACTTTTCACGCACACCGAATGCCCCAAGTAGGATACCATGGTTCCTTCCACACATATTTAATATAGACTAATTAAATTATAGTCGGTACATATTCTTTACGAAAAGTCACCTCTTAGAGACGAATTCACTTGAATAAACTAATCTCCAATCTCTGAAAACTGACATTGAAACTATTAAGAGTTTGTGTAGCATCTGACCAGCATTTTACATGCTTTATCTACCGATTTAAATAGCAGTTTAAAGTTTCTAAAATATTCTTTCTTCACTTGGATTAGTTTACAGTTTAGTAAAGTAAGCCGTATTTGTTTATTTGCCTGtgtttttctttatatattgaGCTGCAATTCATTGTCTTCCTAGCAAACTCTTCTGCTGAGAAAACATGGTGGCGGATCTTCGAACAGAATCTTCGGATTACCGGACCGAGCTCTTGTCGCCGGACGCGACGGGAGAGACTGTGACAGTGCCAACTGAGGCATCGTGGAGGCTCAACATGGATGGATTCAACCTTCCAGCTGAGAGAAGCATGGATTCTTACTTTGGCCTTGGCTCTTTTGTAAACTCATTAAGTAAGCTGTTAAGTCCTTTTCTCTTAAGTCCCCTTCGTATTATCAAACTCAAATTAGCATTGAAATTCTCTCTAATTCCATCGCAGGGAGGCAGAGAAAAATTGCGCAATATTACAAGAGGCAGAATAAACTTCTCAAAGGATTCAACGAGATAGACTCATTTTCTGAGATGGGTTTTTGGCCTGGAAGTTTAACACAGGTTTGTCGTTAATTTCGTCGTTTTAGGCCAGTTTGTCAATCAAATTTGCCCGTCACCTTGAATCCAAGTTCAAATTCCCCTCCCTGTAGATTAAAGCAATTTAGAAGATCACTTTAGGTTTAGAAGATCGTTTCAAGCACAAGCTTTTTTCTTAATTGTTGCATTGAATTTTTTGGTTTCAGGATGAGGTGAACCAACTTGCAAGAAATGAAAGGATGGCAATATATACATCTAATGCGGCTAACTTGGTGCTTTTCCTGGCAAAAGTTTATGCTTCAGTTGAGAGCAGATCTTTGGCAGTAATTGCTTCAACTTTGGATTCTCTCTTAGACCTCTTGTCCGGCTTCATTCTTTGGTTCACTTCTCATGCAATGAGAAAACCGAATCAGTATCGGTACCCGATTGGTAAAACCCGGATGCAACCTGTGGTAAGTATAGTCCTTCTACTATACATCAATGCATATCATAAAGTGCCTTTGAAGTGGATCCCATTCATCCGTTGAATTCCTTGTGCTTGTAATCTTGAGCGAGTTGTTCTGCCATGTATTTCATATACTGATGTACCTTTCGGTGGTTAGCAATTGAGAGAACATTGGAAATTCAATCTCATGGCACTGAATCAACAATAAATCAATGATTTTGTAGGATTATGTTCATGAGAATATGAATCCTAATTTTTCGGACAATTAGTTCTAACTTTACTTCATGCACTAAATCTCAAATGCGTTGCAGGGAATTGTTGTTTTTGCATCTGTAATGGCAACTCTTGGACTACAAATATTGTTCGAATCTGGGCGGCAACTTCTCACAAAGGTATTCAAGAGTCCACTAGTTGATTGTAACGCAAGAAATCTTAAGCGCAAGATATCGAATGAAATTTTTAGCATCACATTTGTCGATAGGGcgattataataattttttttttcatgcagaCTCAACCTGATATGGATCCAGTGAAAGAAAAGTGGATGATTGGGATAATGGTGTCTGCAACAGTTGTGAAGTTTGTGTTGATGGTGTATTGTCGTAGATTCAAGAACGAAATTGTTCGAGCTTACGCTCAAGATCATCTGTTTGATGTCATCACTAACGGAATTGGTCTTGCAGCTGCAGTTTTAGCAATCAGGTTTTACTGGTGGCTTGATCCTGTTGGAGCTATCATTGTAAGTAATCAGCCTATTAACTAATTAACACCTAATTTTGTTAATTAGGCCACGTATCTGCAATACCTTGTTTGTTATCCTTGAAAATCCGAACAAAACACAAAGATGAAAAAGTACTTAGCCCTGAACTATTTTAAGGCAACAAATGTAACTGAGTTTCGAAACGCAATGGGATGCAGATTGCTTTGTACACAATGGGGAATTGGGCGAAAACAGTGATGGATAATGTGTGGTCACTGATAGGGAAGACAGCACCAGCAGAGTACTTGGCAAAATTGACATATCTGATATGGAACCATGACAAGGAGATCACGCACATTGAGACAGTGAGAGCATACACTTTTGGCTGCAACTATTTTGTGGAGGTTCACATTGTCTTGTCCGGAGACATGTCTCTCAGCCACGCACATAACATCGGAGAGACGCTTCAGGAAAAGATCGAAAACCTTCCTGAGGTGGAGCGAGCTTTCGTTCATGTCGACTTTGACACTACTCACAGGCCTGAGCACAACAATGCTAAGTTAGCACCATCTTGATCAATAAAATCAGACAGGAAGAGTGGAATGAAGTATGTACTTTTAATTTGGTGCTATAATTATTGTACAAGGGTTGTTTTAGGTTTTaaacaatatttatttttagttttgttaAAGAATCAATTCCAATGGTTGAAGCTTACTGAAATATTTATGATTTGATTGATTGTAAACAACAATTTGTTCTAACACTTTATTGTTTATGAGATTTGAATTTAATATATCCCGAGTAACATGGAAACCGAGtatttaagagagagagagagagagagagagtgttttgtatttttaacaaaaaaagacTCATAAGTTCAAACttgtttattttagatttttattattcaattcaattaaCTGCGGCTACTTAAAATTACGAtctaatgatattcctcttcacttgtatgagagagattttaggttcaattcttggcaaaagagaatttgaaccactttattactagtccattgtgagactAGCTCACACTtcccttttagtgtagataataccatttgttcaaaaaaaaaaaaattaactgggAAGTGTTTAGACCATGCATCAATTCATCAGTTTCACAATTGGGCTTCGTTTAGACTCCAATGGCCCAATCTCAAAGTTCATTCAACCAAGCCCAATAAAATTGCTCTAGATTTGTTTTGTGCCAAGGTGTAAAGATCCAATAGGCCCATTGATGATCTTTTAAATGTGGTCGTAGTTCTACTTTGTTCATGTTCAAGCCACTGCGTTTTAAGTTCAAACTTTTTCTCCTCTCTTTATTGTAAATTAGAATGAAATATcgcttataataaaaataaaaataaaatccgtGTTTAAAGTGTTGCAACTCAAAAACATGTcttaattttcttcatttttttttcttaatgggaTTAGTACATGAGTGGCATATGTGATTCAAGAGGAACATTATATAAGTGTACAACACCTCACACATGGTCTTAGAGTTCTAATTTTGTcggaaaacaaaaaattataattggaCTTAAATTGCAAGAATtaataaattacataaactaATTCGCAAAAATGAAAACTATATATGTTTGGCCGTCcaatgatcggatcatatttatatatatttttacttcgaattcactcgtcttttcttagttagttccttatatttttgagctatttacattatttttgtgtttataggatttgttatgcaaagaaaataaaaatagaacaagtgaaattttatggtGATGTGGCGAATAAGTCTTTCAAGTCCTGACCTGTTAAATAAGTATATTCTCTTTGTGGGACTATCCATTCGCTGGCATATTAGGTTTTGTTCCCTTTTCATATTGATTTGAGTGACTCATGCAGTTTATACCTTATTAACTATATTCTCACTTGCACATCTTCATTCGTCAAAGTTTAACCTatcaggttaaaaaaaaaaaagaaaaaaataaagaagaatcaaAAGAGGCTGCcagagaaagaaaataaaatatgggAAGGTGGAACGGAGAGACATGGTAGCGTGAGACACGGGGGTGATAGAAGAAGGGGAATAAGAATAAAATAGGGAAAAGGATTGGGAGCTGCTGGGGCAGCtaagaaaaaggaaattaaaaaaataaaaaaaaaaacagtgaaaAGAATCCAAGGCAGCGTGTGAGAGAGTGAAAGGAGAGAGGGCTGCCTTGGCAGCGTGTGAAGAAAAGCACACGGAACAGGAATTGGAGAGCAgaaagctgcctttgggcagcgtgagggacagaaaatagaaagaaaatagaGGGAGGTCAGAGAGGTTAGAAGAAAGTAGCGCGGATGGGAGGAGGACAGAGACAACGTCAGGTGGACAGAAGCTGCAAgccttctctctctcggttaaatctttctaaaacttctattttatttctatttttaataatgtgtaaataaattgattttggctagaggttaattcgaaaccataaatatatttgtaatatgaattgattaccttcggttgtgatttcataagttgtgatttcaatttacttatccgttcgtataaaaactgatttgtgtatgttggttgagagtgcacgcttaatttacatgcatgaatttgatgctagaatataagtgaatttcacctaatcgttatgaacttattttcacaagtagtaaaggttgctagtcacaatcacgttaagtaaattcttggcaagagtatcatgcttttcatagttacgaatgtctcgtcaatgcttatagttttcacaaagtttaatgatctttgattgtatcgctattgtgcttttcacgtaggggacttttgaagaatgttttgaattgttgtatgcgtttttccgtccaattcaataacttaaggaaaacttgaagattaaaaaagtgctgttcacggttaatctggagtattgagattcacaatttattgaaagaacaactgaaaatcaatttaggttgcatatgtgtcatgtgtggagaagaaccctctagctagtccgtcatttatcctttcaccttaatttcatgtttttgtcaattctgtaatttaattaagtttaatttacttttcatcaaaaccaaacacccatccattattaaattatattatttatttagttttctttattgttagtcttttaatttaatttccgtccatttcagttcctagtgtttaatttaattgttttcattattttgagtcattttaagtgtgtttcgagttattagagtttttagcctagttttgtgtccttgagtcttatttaatatttttaaattaatttagaatagattagcaatccctcctaatccccggcctagaacgataccctacttacatctatactacaactgtcaaaaagagggtttaatttgtgtgtcaagtaattctcacatcaaattttggcgccgttgccggggattagtaactttgctaatccttttatttttgtttttgtttatgtttatattggtgtttgtgtattttacttttgatatttgatttatttttctttctttgattttaggcaCAAATGGAGctgagggaaatttaaaggaaagatgcgtccggctaaagacgttaaatcaagcgcttcttgggaggcaacccaagcattcaacgaagggagactttggaatcgctaacccaatcagatttgcatttttacacccttatctttactgctttcattttgttttgtttagttagttgtgttatttggttgatttctgtgagtttgtattacttagttaagtgtgggggaaggttaaccaaagtctctttacattaatttactttttaaaaaaaaaaaaaaaaaaaaaacataaaaaaaaaaaataaaaaaatttacataaaaaaaaaaaaaaaaaaaaaaaataaaaataaaaaaaaaaaaaaaaaaaaaaaaaaaaaaaaaaaaaaatgcaaatatttttacaataatgtaaactaatagtattcattggtcgggtggtgcttcagtagtaggcggggcttcagcagtcggcggggccacagaaggaggaggcggcagaggttgatcagttggagcttcactacgc is from Malus sylvestris chromosome 5, drMalSylv7.2, whole genome shotgun sequence and encodes:
- the LOC126624583 gene encoding metal tolerance protein 10-like, whose amino-acid sequence is MVADLRTESSDYRTELLSPDATGETVTVPTEASWRLNMDGFNLPAERSMDSYFGLGSFVNSLRRQRKIAQYYKRQNKLLKGFNEIDSFSEMGFWPGSLTQDEVNQLARNERMAIYTSNAANLVLFLAKVYASVESRSLAVIASTLDSLLDLLSGFILWFTSHAMRKPNQYRYPIGKTRMQPVGIVVFASVMATLGLQILFESGRQLLTKTQPDMDPVKEKWMIGIMVSATVVKFVLMVYCRRFKNEIVRAYAQDHLFDVITNGIGLAAAVLAIRFYWWLDPVGAIIIALYTMGNWAKTVMDNVWSLIGKTAPAEYLAKLTYLIWNHDKEITHIETVRAYTFGCNYFVEVHIVLSGDMSLSHAHNIGETLQEKIENLPEVERAFVHVDFDTTHRPEHNNAKLAPS